AACTAAAACCTCTACTTCTTGGGCGAATAGTTCCTTTTGGCTTTTGGTGAGAGAGATTGGTTCGTATTTTTTTTCTTCGTAATCAATTCTTATCACCAACTCTTTCGTTAATAAAACCTTTCTTTCCTTTGGGATATATTGTAAGGGATAAATTTTTATTCCGAAAATCCGATAGCCCGCCAAAACCCCGGTCTTGGTATATTCAATAATTTTTTCCGGATAAGGGGTTAGAGAGTTATAAAGAATTTCGTCCGGTGGGATAAACTCCGGTCGGGGTAGGGAAAAAGGGGCTGCCTTTTGCCCCGGATGTAAAAGATACTCACCTTCTAACTCTTCTACCTCTTTTGAGACAATTGTTAAATCTTTTAT
This sequence is a window from candidate division WOR-3 bacterium. Protein-coding genes within it:
- a CDS encoding C25 family peptidase propeptide domain-containing protein; protein product: MKYFLFFLLFPFFLFSGSIFHKFSFPSDDFIFGEENGYQVILMPGQFSNYEPGKPILPLAIYSFLLPPDAEIKDLTIVSKEVEELEGEYLLHPGQKAAPFSLPRPEFIPPDEILYNSLTPYPEKIIEYTKTGVLAGYRIFGIKIYPLQYIPKERKVLLTKELVIRIDYEEKKYEPISLTKSQKELFAQEVEVLV